The genomic interval GGGACGACTACCTCTTCGCCGCGCTCCAGGCCGGGGCCAGCGGATTCCTGCTGAAGAACGGCTCACCCGAGGACCTGGTCGAGGCGGTCCGGATCCTCGCCCGGGGCGACGCGCTGCTCGCCCCGCAGATCACCCGACGGGTGATCGCCACCTTCGCCAGCCCGGCCGGGGCGGCGGCCCGGACGCCCGGCCAGCCCGGCGTGGGCGACCCCGCCGACCTCGACCGGCGCCGGCTGGCCGAGCTGACCGAACGGGAGCGGGAGGTACTGGTGCAGCTCGCCGGGGGCGCCTCCAACGCCGAGATCGCCGAGCGGCTGCTGCTCGGCGAGGCGACCGTGAAGACGCACGTCTCCCGGGTACTGATGAAACTCGGGCTGCGCGACCGTACCCAGGCGGTGGTCTTCGCGTACGAGCACGGGGTGGTGACCCCGGGCGGTGCCGGCGGCTGACCGGCCCGGCCGCCGGGCGCGTCGCCCGGTCATACCCGCGGCGCCCGGCGGCGGAAGTGGATCATCCCTGCGGTTCCGTCGCACGGCGGACGTCAGCCGGGTCCGGCCGGATTAACCTCGTCTCCGCTGGCGCAGGGTGCGCCGGCGGAAGACCTGGCGAAGGAGGCCGGATGCTGCGCGTGGCGTCCGTCGATCGGTCGTTCGGCGGCCGGAGAGTGCTCGACGACATCTCGTTCGAGGTGGCCCCGGGGCGGATGACCGGCTTCGTCGGCGCCAACGGCGCCGGCAAGACCACCTCGATGCGGATCATCCTCGGCCTGCTCTCCGCCGACTCGGGGACGGTGACCTGGAACGGTGAGCCGGTCAGCCGGGCCGTACGGCAGCGCTTCGGCTACATGCCCGAGGAGCGCGGCCTGTACCCGAAGATGAAGGTCCGGGAGCAGCTCGTCTACCTCGGCCGGCTCTACGGGCTGACCGCGCCGGCCGCCCGGCGCAGCGTCGACGAGCTGCTCGACCGGATCGGTCTGGCCGAGCGGGCCGACGACCCGCTGGAGAAGCTCTCCCTCGGCAACCAGCAGCGGGCCCAGATCGCGGCGGCGCTGGTGCACGACCCGGAGGTGCTGATCCTGGACGAGCCCTTCTCCGGGCTCGACCCGATCGCCGTCGAGGTGATCGCCGGGGTGCTGCGGGAGCGGGCCGCCCGAGGGGTGCCGGTGCTCTTCTCCAGCCACCAGCTCGACGTGGTGGAGCGGCTCTGCGACGACCTGGTGATCATCGCCGCCGGGGCGGTACGCGCCGCCGGCAGCCGCGCCGAACTCCGCTCCCGGTACGCGTCCCCGCGCTACCAACTCGTCTCCGACACCGACGCCGGGTGGATCCGGGACCTGCCCGGAGTCTCCATCGTGGACCTCGACGGCGCACGGGTCGTGATCGAACTCGCCGACCCCGCCGACGACCAGACGGTGCTGCGGGCGGCCCTCGCCCGGGGCCCGGTACGCGCCTTCGGCCCCATCGTCCCCTCGCTCGCCGAGATCTTCCGGGAGGTAACCCAGTGACCGCGATCGCACCGTCCCCGACCCGGTCGCAGTCCGACCCGGCCGCCGCCCGCACCACGCTGTGGGGCGCGACGAAGCTGGTCGCCAGGCGGGAGATCGCGGTCAAGATCCGCGATCGGACGTTCCTGATCAGCACCCTCCTCTTCCTGCTGATCGCGGCGGCCAGCACGGTGCTGCCGGCGCTCTTCGCCAACAGCAGCTCGACGGTGGCGGTGGTCGGCTCCACCGAGGCCGGCACGATGCTGGACCGGGCCGGCATGGAGGTGGTCTCCGCCACCGACGTCGCGGCGGCCGAGCAGATGGTCCGGGACGGCGACGTCGACGCCGCCGTCGTGCCGGGCGACGGGGCCGGCGGCCTCCGGGTGCTGGCGATGGACCGTACCCCGGACTCGGTGGTCCGGGCGCTGAGCAGCGCTCCCCCGGTGCAGTTGCTCGACCCGGACGCGGTCGACCCGGTGCTGGCCTTCCTGGTGCCGATGTCCTTCTCGATGGTCTTCTTCTTCGTCTCCATCAGCTTCGGGGTGCAGATCGCGCAGAGCGTCACCGAGGAGAAGCAGACCCGGATCGTGGAGATCCTGGTCGCGGCGGTACCGGTCCGGGCCCTGCTCGCCGGCAAGGTACTCGGCAACGGCGCGCTCGCGTTCGGCCAGGTGGCGCTGATCGCGCTGGTCGCGGTGGTCTCCATGCAGGCCGTCGGCGGCGACGCCGGGCTGTTGGGTCAGCTCGGCCCGGCGATCGCCTGGTTCATTCCGTTCTTCGTGGTCGGCTTCGTGCTGCTGGCCTCGCTCTGGGCGGTCACCGGCGCGCTGGTCAGCCGGCAGGAGGACATCAGCGGGGCGTCCGGCCCGGCACAGTTGGTGATCATGGTGCCGTTCTTCCTGGTGATCTTCCTCAACAGCAACCCGACGGCGATGGCGGTGCTCTCCTACGTGCCGCTCTCCGCCCCGACGGCGATGCCGCTGCGGCTCTTCTTCGGCGACGCCGCCCCTTGGGAGCCGATCCTGGCGCTGCTGCTCCTGCTCGGCGCCGCCGCGCTCTGCATCGCGCTCGCCGCCCGGCTCTACGAGGGCTCGCTGCTGCGTACCAACGGCAAGACCTCGCTGCGGGCCGCGTGGCAGGAGCGGGAGACCCGGGTCTCCTGAGGAGCCCGGCCGGGGATCAGGATCGTGTCGCGGCGAGGCCGGAACAGCGCCTCGCCGCGCCGATCCGCTCCTCGATCCGCTCCCGGGCGGCGCCGGAGACGATCACCGGCTGACCGGTCCGGGAGACCGTGGCGGGCAGGAACTCGTTGCGCACCACCGTACGGCCCCGGACGGTCAGCCGGAGCACCCCGGAGTCGGTGCTCCTCGAGTCGCCGTACCAGAGGAAGTTGCCGAGCCCGTAGTGCACGTACGTCCGGCCGAGCCAGCCGTCGGCGAGCAGCGTGTGCGCGTGCGTACCGAGCACGATGTCGGCCCCGGCCCGGGCCATCCGGCCGGCGAAGCTCTTCATCTCGCCGCTCGGGCACCGGTTCCCCTCGATCCCCCAGTGCATGAAGACGACCACCAGGTCGGCCCGTTCCCGCGCGGCCCGTACCGCGGCGGTGGCCCGCGCGGTGTCGAACGCCATCGCCACCCCGGGCCGGTTCGCGGTCGGCTTCCACTGCCCGGCCAGCTCGTGCACCTGCGACATGCCGAGTACGGCGATCCGCACCCCGCGTACCGTGGTCAGCCAGGGCGCGTACGCCGCGTCGGCGTCCCGCCCCGCACCGAAGACCGGGAAGTCCGCCTCCGCCGCCGCGTCGAGGGTGTCCGCCAGCCCCACCTGCCCGTAGTCCAGCACGTGGTTGTTGGCGATCGAGGCGGCGTCCACCCCGGCGGCCCGCAGCGCCGGATAGGCGCTCTCCGGCGCCCGGAAGTGGAACCGCTTCGGCTGCGGGGTGCCCCGACCGGTCACCGCCGTCTCCAGATTCAGCACGGTCAGGTCGGCGTCCCGCAGCGTCGACGCGATCCGGCCGAACGCGGTCTCCGGCTCGTCGAGCAGCCGCAGCGTGCGCCCGGTGAAGTGGACGTCACCGGCGAACGCCAGCCGCAGTTCGACCGGCGCCGCCGGAGTCGCCGCCGGGCTGGTCGGCGCCGGAGCCGGCGGGCTCACCGACGCCCCGGGTGGGCTCGGCTCGGCCTCCGGCTCCGCCGAGCATCCGAAGAGCATCGCCGCGGCCGTGACCCCGGCCAGCACCGCCCGGCACGCCCGCACCGCCCCGCCGCTCATCCGGCGAGGGTACGCGGCGGCACGCCGGGAAACCGTCCGCCGGAGGCGTCGCCCCCGGAAAACGTTGCGCGCGGCTGCTTCTGGTTACCGGCGGACGAGCCGGCCGAGCAGGTCGAGTTGGCGGGAGTCCTGCAACGCGGAACCGACCGCCACCACCCGGGCACCGGCCGCGAGGAAGTCGGCGGCGTTGTCGGCGTCCACCCCGCCGGTGGCGACGAACTTGACCGTCGGGAACGGGCCGTGCTGGGCCCGGAGCCAGCCGGTGCCGAGTTCGCTGGCCGGAAACGCCTTGAGCCAGGTGTGCCCGGCACGGAGCGCCTGGCCGATCTCCGACGAGGTGGCGACCCCGGGCAGGTGGGCGAGGCCGAGCCGGAAGCACTCGGCGGCCACCTCCGGGTCGTACCCGGGTGCCACGGTGAAGACCGCGCCGGCCTCGTACACCGTCCGGACCTGTTCCGGGGTGATCACCGTGCCGGCGCCGACCGACCGGTCCCGGTCCCGGCCGGCCGCGATGGCGGCGTGCAGCGAGGGCAGCGCGTCCGGGCTCTGCACCGGTACCTCGACCACGTCGATGCCGGCGTCCCAGGCCCGCTGGCAGAGTTCCACCGTCCGGTCCGGGTCGAACCCGCGCAGGATCGCCATCACCGGCTGGTCGGCGAAGAGGGTGTCGAAGAAGGTCGTGGAAGGGTTCGGCACGGTGGCTCCGTTCATGATCGGTGTTCTCCGGTCCAGCCGAGGTCCCGGGAGATCGCGGCGCAGGTGGCGGTCAGCTCCGGCAGGTGCTCACGGAGCCGCTCCAGCGGGGTCAGGGCGCGCAGCGCGGTGAGCGACACCGCGCCGACGACCCGCCCCCGGGCGTCCCGGACCGGTACGGCGACGCAGTTGACGAAGTCCTCGAACTCGCCGTCGTCCTCGGCCCAGCCGCGCTCGGCGATCCGGGTCAGCTCCGCCCGGAACCGCGCCGGGTCGGTGATCGAGGTGTCGGTGTGCCGGGGGTACGTCAGCCGGGCCAGGAGGCGTTCCCGGGCCGGCTCGTCGAGGTGGGCCAGGATCGCCTTGCCGACCCCGGAGGTGTGCGGGTCGACCGGCTGACCGATTCGGGACCGCATCCGCAGCGCCCCGCGACCGTCCACCTTGGCCACGTAGACGATCTCGTCGTCGACGAGTTGGGCGAGGTGCACGGTGTGGCCGTACCGGTCGCCGAGCCGGACCAAATGCGGGTGGGCGACCGGGTGCAGGTCGAGCTGCTCCACCGCGTGCTGCGCGATGGCCACCATCCGGAAGCCGATCGTGTAGCGGCCGTCGACCGGGCGGGCGAACCCGCCCCGTTCGAGGGTCTGCACCAGCCGCAACGCGGTCGACCGGTGCACCCCGAGGTCGTCGGCGATCTCGCCGAGCGCGCGGGGCCGCTCGGCGAAGAGTTCGATGATGCGCAGGGCCCGCTCGACAGTCTGGGACATTGCTCCGACTCCCCCCGCCTCAGGCCGCCGGGCCGGCGGGCCGGTGCCAGTCGTCCAGGGTGATGCCGAGCGCGGCGCAGATCGTCGCCACCGCCGGCAGTTCGGCGAAGTCGGAGACGGAGCCGAGCGCGGCACCGGCGACCAGGTGCCCGAGCCGCAGCCGGGCGGCGGGGTCGAGGCCGCGCAGCGCGCCGGAGAGCCAACCGGCGGCGAACGCGTCGCCGGCACCGACCGGCTCGACCACCTCGACCGGCCGGGCCGGCTCGACGGTGACCCCGTCGGCGGTGAAGGCGAGCGCCTCCACCGAGCCGTTCTTCACCACCAGGGTGCCGGGCCGGTCGACCAGGGCGCGGACGTCCTCCGGTTCCTTGACGTCCCAGAGCCGCGCCGCCTCGTCCAGCCCGACGAAGACCACGTCGGCGGCCTGGGCCAGCCGGAGCAACTCGGTGGCGGCGGTGCCCCGGTCGGGCCAGAGCTGCGGCCGGTGGTTGACGTCGAAGGAGACCAGCCGCCGTCCCGCCGGCCGGCTGCTCATCAACCGTTCGACCAGCGCCCGGCAGCTCTCCGAGAGGGCCGGGGTCACGCCGCTCAGGTGCAGTACGGTCGCCGGCACCGCGTCGACCCGGGCCGCGTACCCCGGATCCATGCCGGCGGCGGCGGAACCGCTCCGGTAGTAGTAGACCTTCGTACCGTCCGGGCCGGGGTCCTTGAGGTAGACGGCGGTCGGCCGGGTCGGGTCGACCTCGACCAGCGAGGTCTCCACCCCGGCGGCCCGGACCTGCCCGACGACCAGCTCGCCGAGCGGGTCCGCACCGACCCGGCTGGCCCAGCCCGCCCGGTGGCCCAGTGCGGCGAGGAACATCGCGACGTTGGACTCGGCACCGCCGGCCCGGAGCACGAAGGTCGACTCGGCGTCCAGTCGCCCGCCGGGGGTCGGGGTCACCATCGCCATCGTCTCGCCGACGCAGACCGCGTCGAGCGCGGGCGTCCGCGTCGGCGGCGTCGTCGAGTCGGTGTCGACCGTCGGGACCGGGGGCATCGGACTCCCATCTGGTGCACATGTTGCACCAACTGCTCACTATCTGCACCACCTGCCGATGGCTTCACCCTAGATCAGCGATTGCCCCGCCGCGACGGCCCGCACCCGGCGGAGGGCCGGCGAGTGAGCAGGAACACCCCGCCCACACGCCCGCCGGCCTCCCGCCGGTCACCTCCACCGCCGGCCGGCGCGCGGGTTCAGCCGGCCGGGTCCAGGGGACCCAGCCAGCGCAGGTGACCGTCGACCCGGAGCAGCGGTACGACCACGCCGTCCGGACCGTGCATCGCGAGTTCGCCGCGAGGGTCGGCGACCTGCCCGCCGTGCGGCGCCGACGGCGGCTCCTGCCAGACGTGATAGAGCGGACCGCCGTCCCCGATCGAGTCGATCGCCCGGTCGAAGGCCGCCCGCCGAGGCACTGGCACGTGCATCCGGGTCGCCGCGTGGAACACCACCCTCGGCTCACCGGGCGGCAGGCCACGGCCCAGTTCCGGGCAGACCCGCACCGCGTCACCGGCGACGACGGCGGGCGGGTCGGCCGCCACCGCGTCGAGGGCGGCGTCGAGCAGCGTCGCCGCGTCCCGGTTCTCCGGCCAGACCAGCGCCCGCAGCCAGCGCCGCGCCCGCTCGTCGGTGACGTCCACCGGATTCAGGTCCACCCCGGTCCGGCTGGCGATCGGCGGTACGTCGTCCAGGTCCGGCAACGGCCCTCGGCCCAGCCACCGGCTGTCCAGGGTGACGGCGGCGTCGGCGGGCCCGAACACCTGCTCGCCGAGGAGATAGCGGTAGCGGTCCACCTGGAGGTGGATGCCGGCGCTCGACCCCACCTCGACCAGGTGCACCGGCCCGGGGCAGTGTCGCCCGACCACCCAGAGCGCGTACCGCAGCGCGATCGCCCGACGTACGACGTTGGTCTGCACCAGGCGGGTACGGACGAGTTCACCGAGTTCGGCCCGGTACCGGCGGCAGAAGTCGAGCAGTACCGGCCCGGCATCCGC from Plantactinospora sp. BC1 carries:
- a CDS encoding response regulator transcription factor, which codes for MTEPNQETPIRVLLADDQHLVRAGLRIILETEEDFEVVGEAADGRRAVELALAQRPDVVLLDVEMPHLDGLAATRQIVAATGAEGPAVLILTTFDRDDYLFAALQAGASGFLLKNGSPEDLVEAVRILARGDALLAPQITRRVIATFASPAGAAARTPGQPGVGDPADLDRRRLAELTEREREVLVQLAGGASNAEIAERLLLGEATVKTHVSRVLMKLGLRDRTQAVVFAYEHGVVTPGGAGG
- a CDS encoding ABC transporter ATP-binding protein, which encodes MLRVASVDRSFGGRRVLDDISFEVAPGRMTGFVGANGAGKTTSMRIILGLLSADSGTVTWNGEPVSRAVRQRFGYMPEERGLYPKMKVREQLVYLGRLYGLTAPAARRSVDELLDRIGLAERADDPLEKLSLGNQQRAQIAAALVHDPEVLILDEPFSGLDPIAVEVIAGVLRERAARGVPVLFSSHQLDVVERLCDDLVIIAAGAVRAAGSRAELRSRYASPRYQLVSDTDAGWIRDLPGVSIVDLDGARVVIELADPADDQTVLRAALARGPVRAFGPIVPSLAEIFREVTQ
- a CDS encoding ABC transporter permease, coding for MWGATKLVARREIAVKIRDRTFLISTLLFLLIAAASTVLPALFANSSSTVAVVGSTEAGTMLDRAGMEVVSATDVAAAEQMVRDGDVDAAVVPGDGAGGLRVLAMDRTPDSVVRALSSAPPVQLLDPDAVDPVLAFLVPMSFSMVFFFVSISFGVQIAQSVTEEKQTRIVEILVAAVPVRALLAGKVLGNGALAFGQVALIALVAVVSMQAVGGDAGLLGQLGPAIAWFIPFFVVGFVLLASLWAVTGALVSRQEDISGASGPAQLVIMVPFFLVIFLNSNPTAMAVLSYVPLSAPTAMPLRLFFGDAAPWEPILALLLLLGAAALCIALAARLYEGSLLRTNGKTSLRAAWQERETRVS
- a CDS encoding CapA family protein, with amino-acid sequence MSGGAVRACRAVLAGVTAAAMLFGCSAEPEAEPSPPGASVSPPAPAPTSPAATPAAPVELRLAFAGDVHFTGRTLRLLDEPETAFGRIASTLRDADLTVLNLETAVTGRGTPQPKRFHFRAPESAYPALRAAGVDAASIANNHVLDYGQVGLADTLDAAAEADFPVFGAGRDADAAYAPWLTTVRGVRIAVLGMSQVHELAGQWKPTANRPGVAMAFDTARATAAVRAARERADLVVVFMHWGIEGNRCPSGEMKSFAGRMARAGADIVLGTHAHTLLADGWLGRTYVHYGLGNFLWYGDSRSTDSGVLRLTVRGRTVVRNEFLPATVSRTGQPVIVSGAARERIEERIGAARRCSGLAATRS
- a CDS encoding bifunctional 4-hydroxy-2-oxoglutarate aldolase/2-dehydro-3-deoxy-phosphogluconate aldolase, with the translated sequence MPNPSTTFFDTLFADQPVMAILRGFDPDRTVELCQRAWDAGIDVVEVPVQSPDALPSLHAAIAAGRDRDRSVGAGTVITPEQVRTVYEAGAVFTVAPGYDPEVAAECFRLGLAHLPGVATSSEIGQALRAGHTWLKAFPASELGTGWLRAQHGPFPTVKFVATGGVDADNAADFLAAGARVVAVGSALQDSRQLDLLGRLVRR
- a CDS encoding IclR family transcriptional regulator; the encoded protein is MSQTVERALRIIELFAERPRALGEIADDLGVHRSTALRLVQTLERGGFARPVDGRYTIGFRMVAIAQHAVEQLDLHPVAHPHLVRLGDRYGHTVHLAQLVDDEIVYVAKVDGRGALRMRSRIGQPVDPHTSGVGKAILAHLDEPARERLLARLTYPRHTDTSITDPARFRAELTRIAERGWAEDDGEFEDFVNCVAVPVRDARGRVVGAVSLTALRALTPLERLREHLPELTATCAAISRDLGWTGEHRS
- a CDS encoding sugar kinase; translation: MPPVPTVDTDSTTPPTRTPALDAVCVGETMAMVTPTPGGRLDAESTFVLRAGGAESNVAMFLAALGHRAGWASRVGADPLGELVVGQVRAAGVETSLVEVDPTRPTAVYLKDPGPDGTKVYYYRSGSAAAGMDPGYAARVDAVPATVLHLSGVTPALSESCRALVERLMSSRPAGRRLVSFDVNHRPQLWPDRGTAATELLRLAQAADVVFVGLDEAARLWDVKEPEDVRALVDRPGTLVVKNGSVEALAFTADGVTVEPARPVEVVEPVGAGDAFAAGWLSGALRGLDPAARLRLGHLVAGAALGSVSDFAELPAVATICAALGITLDDWHRPAGPAA
- a CDS encoding DUF2332 domain-containing protein produces the protein MATVREIEELSEHFAAGPATFTTSPLYRALCPVVAGDRPTLELLTGRRPGQQASYLFFGAAHYLLLAGVRHPLRDFYPSLVGSSAAEPADAGPVLLDFCRRYRAELGELVRTRLVQTNVVRRAIALRYALWVVGRHCPGPVHLVEVGSSAGIHLQVDRYRYLLGEQVFGPADAAVTLDSRWLGRGPLPDLDDVPPIASRTGVDLNPVDVTDERARRWLRALVWPENRDAATLLDAALDAVAADPPAVVAGDAVRVCPELGRGLPPGEPRVVFHAATRMHVPVPRRAAFDRAIDSIGDGGPLYHVWQEPPSAPHGGQVADPRGELAMHGPDGVVVPLLRVDGHLRWLGPLDPAG